The genomic stretch GCTCGGAGCCGAGGTTGCCGGCAACCACTTCGCCATAATTCAAGCCGATGCCGATGGGCGTGTCGCGGCCGATGCGGTCGCGGTATTTGGCGTTGAGCAAATCGAGGCGCCGCATCATTTCGATCGCGCAAAACACCGCGCTCTTTTCCATTTCCGCAATCGCCACCGGCGCGCCGAACGCCGCAAAAATTTCGTCGCCGACAT from Cytophagia bacterium CHB2 encodes the following:
- a CDS encoding adenylate/guanylate cyclase domain-containing protein, with amino-acid sequence VGDEIFAAFGAPVAIAEMEKSAVFCAIEMMRRLDLLNAKYRDRIGRDTPIGIGLNYGEVVAGNLGSEHKIDYALTGDTVNTGKRIETITKDHPNSILMSEAVYQKVKDVIAAREFAPLTVKGKKEPIRVYQVVLNE